In one Steroidobacteraceae bacterium genomic region, the following are encoded:
- a CDS encoding TetR/AcrR family transcriptional regulator: protein MNQKDLRTEARKKKDSQPLATGLKSGTAIQNRGKAQARKILAEARRLLINAGFAGLSLRKIAKNLNISLGNLTYYFPSKDALMRALISDLLDAYHQAMVSEQSRFPGNPHARFRAYIDYLISDCQNSDTRALFFQIWGLARNTKIVRDLRNEMYARFRADVRPLIEPLLPGASRSGIDYRVGVLAAMIEGLHVIYDLDENVLQLPADFAKRFRDAACQLIAPNDNPGTT from the coding sequence ATGAATCAGAAGGATTTGCGGACAGAAGCACGCAAGAAAAAGGATTCGCAACCGTTAGCCACGGGGTTGAAATCCGGAACGGCCATCCAGAATCGTGGCAAGGCACAGGCGCGGAAAATTCTCGCGGAAGCGCGGCGGCTACTTATCAACGCGGGCTTTGCAGGTCTGTCGCTGCGCAAGATCGCGAAGAATCTCAACATCAGCCTCGGCAATCTGACCTATTACTTTCCCAGCAAGGATGCCCTGATGCGCGCGCTGATTTCGGATCTGCTCGATGCCTACCACCAGGCCATGGTCTCGGAACAATCGCGGTTTCCAGGCAATCCCCATGCGCGCTTTCGCGCATACATCGACTACCTTATATCCGACTGCCAGAATTCGGACACCCGTGCGCTGTTTTTTCAGATATGGGGTCTGGCAAGGAACACCAAGATTGTCCGCGACCTGCGGAACGAAATGTACGCGCGTTTTCGCGCAGATGTCAGGCCGCTGATAGAACCACTGCTGCCCGGCGCAAGTAGAAGTGGTATCGACTACCGCGTCGGCGTGCTTGCGGCAATGATTGAAGGGTTGCACGTCATTTACGATCTAGACGAAAACGTATTGCAATTGCCAGCTGATTTCGCCAAGCGTTTTCGCGATGCCGCGTGCCAACTCATTGCGCCAAACGACAATCCGGGTACGACTTAG
- a CDS encoding DUF885 domain-containing protein, whose product MKNKYSRRDVLIGFAASAALAQVARAAAAADSPADESARDVLDALAWELLELDPTQATALGVDTGVHAALRGRLDDRSAEGVARQRRFLVDGLRRIERVQRDNLDVPTRVSLEVVASAFGTALEGMSLPYGVATIGSWRNTPYNVIQNVGGYLDLPQLLEGDQPVQDAADADAYLARLNAYPAQLDGELGRMKSARLRGLVPPDFLLDKTIVALSKSIKDAALPDGPLIGPLARKINDAKPPVTGPWVQRATALVKGRVLPALERQLEEIKRQRQRATSDAGLLKRPQGPEWYAWGLRASTTTTRSPADLHAMGVTQLAELQARMDGILVSLGLRQGSVAERLIELQRRPEYTFPANDQGRAQIVAYMQSKLDAIRPRLPQAFRQLARGNLEIKRLPLAAEPGAPAAYGGPGSIDGRVPGKVWVNLGDPSIHNKVTIPDLMFHEGIPGHVWQGEYAQQLPLIRSILAFNAYSEGWALYSEQLADELGMYDDDPAGRLGLLMGLSWRAVRLVVDTGLHALGWTRERALGEFVAATGLPRSNAESEIDRYCSWPGQACGYKVGQTEILALRERARTELGKMFDLRDFNQAVVGGGNVPLDVLAAIVGRYIDGARSA is encoded by the coding sequence ATGAAAAACAAATATTCTCGTCGCGACGTTCTGATCGGGTTCGCAGCCAGCGCGGCACTCGCGCAGGTTGCGAGAGCCGCAGCTGCGGCGGACTCGCCCGCGGACGAATCTGCCAGAGACGTACTGGACGCGCTCGCATGGGAGCTGCTCGAACTCGATCCTACCCAGGCCACGGCGCTCGGAGTCGACACGGGTGTACACGCCGCGCTGCGCGGCCGGCTTGACGACCGTTCGGCAGAGGGCGTTGCGCGTCAGCGCCGATTCCTTGTCGATGGGCTTCGCCGTATCGAGCGCGTGCAGCGCGACAATCTCGATGTTCCGACGCGTGTCAGTCTTGAGGTGGTTGCGAGTGCGTTTGGTACGGCGCTGGAGGGCATGTCGCTGCCTTACGGCGTCGCGACAATCGGCAGCTGGCGCAATACGCCTTACAACGTCATCCAGAATGTCGGCGGTTATCTCGATTTACCTCAATTGCTCGAGGGCGACCAGCCGGTTCAGGACGCCGCCGACGCCGACGCCTATCTCGCGCGACTCAATGCCTATCCAGCGCAGCTCGACGGCGAGCTGGGCCGGATGAAATCGGCACGGTTGCGCGGGCTCGTCCCTCCGGACTTCCTCCTCGACAAGACGATCGTTGCGCTCTCGAAGAGCATCAAGGACGCTGCGCTACCCGACGGTCCACTGATTGGTCCCCTGGCCAGAAAGATCAATGATGCCAAACCTCCAGTCACGGGTCCGTGGGTTCAACGTGCCACGGCATTGGTCAAAGGGCGCGTCCTCCCGGCGCTCGAGCGGCAGCTCGAGGAAATCAAGCGGCAGCGCCAGCGCGCAACCTCCGATGCGGGGCTCCTGAAGCGACCTCAGGGTCCGGAATGGTACGCCTGGGGGCTACGCGCGAGTACCACGACGACGCGCTCGCCCGCTGACCTGCACGCCATGGGCGTGACGCAGCTTGCCGAACTGCAGGCGCGCATGGACGGCATTCTCGTTTCGCTGGGTCTCAGGCAAGGATCCGTAGCCGAGCGCTTGATCGAGCTGCAACGACGCCCCGAATATACGTTCCCGGCAAACGATCAGGGCAGGGCACAAATCGTTGCCTACATGCAATCGAAGCTTGACGCGATTCGGCCGCGCCTCCCCCAGGCATTCCGCCAGCTCGCACGTGGCAACCTGGAGATCAAACGATTGCCGCTTGCTGCCGAACCGGGCGCACCAGCGGCCTATGGTGGTCCCGGATCGATCGACGGCCGGGTGCCCGGCAAGGTCTGGGTCAATCTGGGCGATCCTTCGATACACAACAAGGTCACCATTCCCGATCTCATGTTTCACGAAGGCATTCCGGGCCATGTATGGCAGGGAGAGTATGCGCAGCAGTTACCGCTGATACGGTCGATACTGGCATTCAATGCGTATTCCGAGGGGTGGGCGTTGTACTCGGAGCAGCTCGCCGACGAACTCGGAATGTACGACGATGATCCAGCAGGTCGGCTCGGATTGTTGATGGGGCTGTCGTGGCGGGCGGTGCGATTGGTCGTGGATACGGGTCTGCACGCGCTGGGATGGACGCGGGAGCGAGCGCTCGGAGAATTTGTTGCCGCCACTGGTCTGCCGCGCAGCAATGCCGAGAGCGAAATCGATCGGTATTGTTCCTGGCCTGGCCAGGCTTGCGGCTACAAGGTGGGCCAGACCGAGATACTCGCGCTTCGCGAGCGCGCCCGGACAGAGCTGGGTAAGATGTTCGATCTGCGTGATTTCAATCAGGCGGTGGTCGGAGGCGGGAACGTGCCGCTCGATGTTCTCGCAGCGATCGTCGGTCGATACATCGACGGGGCGCGGTCAGCGTAA
- a CDS encoding chloride channel protein: MAWLRRLVFWVGAISTGAVAVAFAHGADEAQALFRTLTERSAVWAFAAPPLGLALIVWLTNRFFFEARGSGIPQTIAALHLHPGDTRDRLLSLRNAAGKFFLTIGALACGASVGREGPTVQIGAAIMHSLGRAVRLPAAGVSRGLILAGGAAGVAAAFNTPLAGVVFAIEELSRSFEQKTSGIIFAAVILAGITSIALVGNYAYFGSTTALLAHIQDWVVVPVCGIAGGLAGGVFARGMLVLRRSVPHLIANVRWLNPITVALACGVILAALGWLSDGTTFGTGYEQARELLQQETLPNPWYALEKFAATLVSYAAGIPAGIFAPSLAVGAGLGGLISMTTDAAPVGAVVVLTMAAYFAGVVQAPLTALVIVSEMVGERALTLPLMAAAFVGRGSSALVCRESLYLSLSKSFLGTRQLQHVA, encoded by the coding sequence ATGGCGTGGTTGCGGCGACTGGTGTTCTGGGTGGGGGCGATCAGCACTGGCGCAGTCGCAGTTGCATTTGCGCATGGCGCCGATGAAGCGCAAGCGCTATTCCGGACGCTGACGGAACGTAGCGCAGTCTGGGCCTTTGCCGCACCGCCGCTTGGCCTGGCGTTGATCGTCTGGCTGACCAACCGGTTCTTTTTCGAGGCCCGCGGCAGCGGGATTCCGCAAACCATCGCGGCTTTGCATTTACACCCCGGTGATACCCGTGATCGGCTGCTGTCGTTGCGCAATGCCGCAGGCAAGTTTTTCCTGACGATTGGCGCGCTCGCCTGCGGTGCGTCGGTCGGCCGCGAGGGACCGACCGTGCAGATCGGCGCCGCCATCATGCATTCGCTCGGTCGCGCGGTCCGTTTGCCCGCAGCGGGCGTCAGCCGCGGCTTGATTCTCGCGGGCGGCGCAGCGGGAGTCGCCGCTGCATTCAATACGCCACTCGCCGGCGTCGTGTTTGCGATCGAGGAATTGTCCCGGTCATTCGAACAAAAGACGTCTGGAATCATATTTGCAGCGGTTATCCTTGCTGGCATCACGTCCATTGCGCTTGTTGGCAACTACGCCTATTTCGGCAGTACGACCGCGCTGTTGGCGCACATCCAGGACTGGGTCGTGGTTCCTGTCTGTGGCATAGCGGGAGGCCTCGCGGGTGGCGTATTTGCCCGCGGCATGCTTGTGCTGCGCCGCAGCGTGCCGCACCTCATCGCCAACGTCCGGTGGTTGAATCCCATCACCGTAGCGCTTGCCTGCGGAGTGATATTGGCCGCACTGGGTTGGCTGTCCGATGGCACGACTTTCGGCACCGGCTATGAACAGGCCAGGGAATTGCTGCAGCAGGAAACGCTACCGAACCCCTGGTATGCACTCGAAAAGTTCGCTGCAACACTGGTGTCCTATGCGGCCGGCATTCCAGCAGGAATCTTCGCGCCATCGCTTGCCGTTGGCGCAGGACTCGGGGGATTGATCAGCATGACAACGGACGCAGCGCCCGTCGGCGCCGTGGTCGTGCTGACCATGGCGGCCTACTTCGCAGGAGTCGTACAAGCGCCACTGACTGCGTTGGTCATCGTCAGTGAAATGGTTGGCGAGCGCGCGCTGACCCTACCCTTGATGGCCGCCGCCTTTGTGGGGCGCGGCAGCAGCGCGTTGGTGTGCCGTGAGTCGCTTTACCTGTCGCTGTCGAAGTCTTTTTTGGGCACCCGCCAATTGCAACACGTCGCCTGA
- the tadA gene encoding tRNA adenosine(34) deaminase TadA, translated as MPVNTGLDEHFMRAALEQAQRAAASGEVPVGAVLVRDERIISEGYNQPISTHDPTAHAEIIALRAAGIELKSYRLNDCIMYVTLEPCAMCATAIIHARLRRLVFAAWDPKAGAGGSVVDIFTAPWVNHRVDVFGGVMQSEAGRLLSEFFANRRVRNAAR; from the coding sequence ATGCCCGTCAACACAGGTCTGGACGAACATTTCATGCGCGCTGCGCTTGAGCAGGCGCAGCGAGCTGCGGCGTCCGGCGAAGTTCCGGTTGGCGCGGTACTGGTGCGCGATGAACGAATCATAAGCGAAGGCTACAATCAGCCGATCTCCACCCATGATCCAACGGCCCATGCAGAAATAATTGCGTTGCGCGCAGCGGGAATCGAGCTCAAAAGCTACCGGCTCAATGACTGCATCATGTATGTCACCCTTGAACCATGCGCCATGTGTGCGACAGCAATCATTCATGCCAGATTGCGCAGGCTCGTGTTCGCGGCCTGGGACCCGAAGGCCGGTGCTGGCGGTAGCGTCGTCGACATTTTCACCGCGCCATGGGTCAACCATCGGGTCGATGTGTTCGGCGGCGTAATGCAGTCGGAAGCCGGTCGCTTGTTAAGCGAGTTTTTCGCCAACCGCAGGGTGCGCAATGCGGCACGTTGA
- a CDS encoding MATE family efflux transporter has protein sequence MRHVDTALVSGPVPRTLLRFALPILYANVLQSVNGSINSVWVGKFLGEAALTATANANILMFLLLGAVFGLTMAATILIAQHIGAGNAAEARRVVGSSAGFFLAVSAVIGVVGLVLAGDILALMRTPDEALPLARSYLQVLFLALPFSFMFFFVMAVLRGAGDAKTPFYFMALAVLLDIVLNPLLIFGFGPVPGLKIAGSALATLLSQAISLAMMLRAMRRRGSVVWLHRNELHLLRPVAAIINTLLRKGLPMGLQMIVLSSSMVAMIALINRFGTVVTAAFAAGMQVWVYVQMPAFALGAAVSSMAAQNIGAGQWNRVAEIARSAVLFNLLLTGIPVIMLLALARPALGLFLPGDVVTLDVAQKINAIVLWSYPLFGIAMVLNGVIRATGAVIAPLVVLFVSLWLVRIPGAYYLADQFGHRAMWWSFPVAAALAATATVIYYRFGSWRKARLLPQASHPVDSP, from the coding sequence ATGCGGCACGTTGATACGGCGCTCGTAAGTGGCCCGGTACCGCGTACCCTGTTGCGCTTTGCACTGCCGATCCTTTATGCCAACGTGCTGCAGTCGGTCAATGGATCGATCAATTCCGTGTGGGTGGGCAAGTTTCTCGGCGAAGCTGCACTGACGGCAACAGCGAACGCGAACATCCTCATGTTCCTGCTGCTTGGCGCGGTTTTTGGTCTGACAATGGCCGCAACGATCCTGATAGCGCAACACATTGGAGCCGGCAACGCTGCCGAGGCACGGCGCGTCGTCGGCAGCAGTGCCGGATTTTTCCTCGCGGTTTCGGCCGTCATTGGCGTCGTGGGCCTCGTTCTTGCGGGCGACATTCTCGCGCTGATGCGTACGCCTGACGAAGCCTTGCCACTTGCGCGCAGTTATCTGCAGGTCTTGTTTCTGGCCCTGCCATTCTCGTTCATGTTTTTCTTCGTCATGGCCGTTTTGCGCGGTGCCGGCGACGCCAAAACTCCATTTTATTTCATGGCACTGGCGGTTCTCCTCGATATCGTACTGAATCCGCTATTGATTTTCGGCTTCGGTCCGGTACCCGGCTTGAAAATCGCGGGTTCGGCGCTTGCAACGCTGCTTTCGCAGGCAATTTCGCTCGCCATGATGCTCCGCGCGATGCGTCGTCGCGGCAGCGTCGTGTGGTTGCATCGCAACGAGCTGCATTTGTTGCGCCCGGTTGCTGCGATCATCAATACGTTGCTGCGCAAGGGGCTGCCGATGGGGCTGCAGATGATCGTATTGTCTTCCAGCATGGTTGCAATGATCGCGCTGATCAACCGCTTCGGCACCGTAGTTACTGCGGCGTTCGCTGCGGGAATGCAAGTATGGGTATACGTGCAAATGCCGGCGTTTGCACTCGGCGCGGCTGTTTCCTCGATGGCGGCGCAGAACATCGGTGCAGGCCAGTGGAATCGGGTTGCCGAGATCGCCCGCAGCGCCGTCCTTTTCAACCTGTTGCTCACAGGCATTCCGGTCATCATGCTGCTGGCGCTGGCGCGGCCGGCGCTCGGACTGTTCCTGCCAGGCGACGTCGTCACGCTCGACGTTGCGCAGAAAATCAACGCGATTGTGCTCTGGTCCTACCCGCTTTTCGGAATTGCGATGGTGCTGAACGGTGTTATCCGCGCCACGGGAGCCGTGATAGCACCACTCGTGGTGCTGTTCGTCAGCCTATGGTTGGTGCGCATTCCTGGCGCCTACTATCTCGCCGACCAGTTCGGTCATCGCGCCATGTGGTGGAGCTTTCCGGTTGCGGCTGCGCTCGCGGCAACCGCGACTGTCATCTATTACCGATTTGGGTCGTGGCGAAAAGCCCGCCTGCTGCCGCAGGCGAGTCACCCGGTCGACTCGCCATAA